One window of the Ammospiza nelsoni isolate bAmmNel1 chromosome 2, bAmmNel1.pri, whole genome shotgun sequence genome contains the following:
- the OMP gene encoding olfactory marker protein, producing the protein MAAGAGTLELPFTCDEQLTRRMRLRFQSLQQRNVRAQDGERLLHPNEHIFRVDFIQQHQLRFLRWDVQLERPGKVTVTGTSQLWTPDLTHLMNRQLLEPVGIFWKKPGAEEVLCNEADAQEFGERIAELAQIRKVMYFLLTFTGGLEPAQLKGSIVFKA; encoded by the coding sequence ATGGCGGCTGGGGCAGGGACGCTGGAGCTGCCCTTCACCTGCGACGAGCAGCTGACGCGGCGCATGCGGCTGCGGttccagagcctgcagcaaaGGAACGTGAGGGCCCAGGACGGGGAGAGGCTGCTGCATCCCAATGAGCACATCTTCCGAGTGGATttcatccagcagcaccagctgcgCTTCCTCCGCTGGGACGTGCAGCTGGAGAGACCCGGCAAGGTCACGGTGACGGGCACCTCCCAGCTCTGGACTCCTGACCTCACCCACCTGATGAACcggcagctgctggagccagtgGGAATCTTCTGGAAGaagccaggagctgaggaggTGCTGTGCAATGAGGCAGATGCCCAGGAGTTTGGGGAGAGGATAGCAGAGCTAGCCCAGATCCGCAAGGTGATGTATTTTCTCCTCACTTTCACTGGCGGCCTCGAACCAGCTCAGCTGAAAGGCTCCATTGTTTTTAAAGCCTGA